Part of the Benincasa hispida cultivar B227 chromosome 12, ASM972705v1, whole genome shotgun sequence genome is shown below.
TTCATTACCATAAAGAAATCTTGGTGTCCATAAGAAAATTAAACCACAAACAAAACTCATGGAAAACCATTGTTGGTATGGGAAAGACAGGCACTCTAGTCATCCAATTTTCAATACGTGATTTGAATCCCCAAGGCTAAAATTTAACCATGAAGACACCAGATATATCAATCAGTCAATCTAATGACAATGAATGATGTGAAACTCCCAAGTACTTTCTAGTCTATAGCAGGTACCTTAACAGAAGGAGTGAGTAGTCTATAAGCTGAGCCAATAGAGGTCACTGGTAGGCGAGATTCCTCAGGAGCTTCTTCACTATCATCAATTTCTGGGTCATCTTCATCTGATGGCTTCTCTAGTGTAGTAATAAGCAACGGTTGGTGAAGACCTTTCTCAAGTGTGTCGTTTTGAACTATACATTGAAATTGAcatgatatttaaatttagaatgTTTTTGATAATTTGTGAACAACTGACTCAATGACTCTGAACGGtccatatactttcaattttgagtCTAACCTGTTCTTgatttaacatattttaaaactcATTAACcgattaaacaaaattgaaagtttaagattttattaGACACAATATTAAATTTCATGTCAATAGAtccattcatttttaaaaaatgaccaaTATGTCAGagacctattagacacaaaattgaacaaaacatattttaaaagttcaaagattgaGGAACTTTCAAAGTTCAGAGACCTAATAGAACAAAATTAAGTTTGAGGGACGTACAAGGTACTTTTTGAAGTTCAAAGTACCATAAAACACAAacttgaaagtttagggactaagcTTATAATGTTACCTAAAACAAAATTGCTACTCTCTGGAAGAAATATGCAATTAGATGTCCTAGAGACGTCTCTAACCTGATACCAAAAGTATTCAGAGCAGTGAAAACTTGCAACTGGACTAGTTTTGTGGTAACTCATCGATAAGGTGTTTGGAGTTTTACTCCCCTATttcatttatctctttatctAAAAAGAAAAGTTGCAATTGGACCAGATAAAGTTAAttctttattttctaaaaacacATCAAGGTAATTTGTGGACACCAAACACGCACTTGACCAAACCGTATGGATGTTCCCACCAGAATAATAGATTGATAAATTAAAATGTAATGGCATTCATGTGAACAAGTACAAGATTGAAGAAATACCAAATAAAATTACCTTGATGTGATTCTTGTGGTGTATTCTCTTCATTTTCCCGTGAAGGTTCACGAAATGAGATACACAACCATATTAGATATATTAGCCACGCCACAGCCATAACCCAACCAGGCAAAGTGTTTTGATTAAAAGTGAGCTTGTAAATCTTAAACTTCGTTTGAAGTAATCCTGCCAGAGCTGGGCCACAAGCCATTCCTAGAGCACTGGCGCTAACAAATCCTGCTGAAGCTTGCATGCGAATTTTTAGTGGCACGCAATCACTGATATAGCGCCTATTGACAGCTCGAGCAGAACCCAATCTGTATTAGAAAATTACAGTTCTGTCAAACATCATAAGTGCATATTAACATTTCTCAACTAGTGTCCCCACTAAAAGACAAGGGAGAGTTCAAAACCATTCAAGATTTTAGAGTCTCCTCTGAATATTTGTTCCacacaatataagaaaatagtGTTCCCAAAAAGACTCTCATTTTATGTAAGACTGACGAAGGTAGATAAGAGTGACCAAGTAAGTTTTCATGATTAGGCCAAATCCACGGTTAAACATGGAGAAACCTCCAAAAAGAGAGATAACTCTAATTCTTCTAATTTATCAAGTGTAAAAGCTCCTAAACACAATCCAAGGCATGGCTATTTAGACCTTGCAAGAAAATGAAACTAAAGAATTTTGAAGCACTCATTATCAAATTAAACCTGACTAAAATGATTAACATAACAAAAAATAAGCCAAGGTATTAAAATTTATTCCCTACacaaaaaactaataaaatttaTTCCCTACACAAAAAACTAACATCATTAGAAACAGCACATCAGCTTAGAGACATAAGCATCCTTAGATTATGGGCACTCAGATGCCACAGAGCACTGTGGATGTATATCTAAATGAAACAAACCATATATGAAATAACAAACAATTTAGGGCAATTCTGTGCAATCATTTTCTTAGTGGCTCCAGTTGGCGGTTAGCAACGTGCCTGGAAGAAATTTATGGACATGCAGATGCATAGAGTCCAAGGTCATATGCGGTTCCTGAATGCAAAAGAAAAGGACACCCCAAAAAGACAGTTTATATGGAATTCTAGAACACGTTGAACGTGACGAAAGATAAAAATATGAACATCGTAAGACTGTAATCTAATTAACTATtcagtaaagaaaaaaataataaattaaaaagataaaagagaTTCCCTACCCACAGCAAAGGCGTCCAATCAAAAGAACCCAGAGTGATTGAAGATCATAAGCAACAGCATATAACATGTTCCCGAGAAAGAGAGCTACACTGCTAAATATTAGAGGTCTGAAGTAAGATCTATTTGACCATGCACTAAAGTAAACTGATGAGAACACTTGTGCAACTGCCATTGCTCCAATTACAATACCACATACAGTCGCTGCAGCTCCAAGGCTCATGGAATAGTCATCGGCTGTTGGGACGACAATATATGTATTGACCATGTATAGGAAGGTATTTGCTAAGTTCAAGAAAAGAGACATGGAGTGATAATTGCTATCATCAACTTGTTCCTCCATGGGAGCAGGCAATTCTTCTCGCATAATGAGGGCATGTTGTGCCAAAAAGTTTAGGAAGTTTGTTGAGTTACTTAACCTGTCCACAGCAGCTTTAATTGAATCGATTACAGGGTCCTGCATATGGGAATTGGAATAAATAACATAGCTGAAATAACTTTTTGAGTACTAGATTTGTTAGGAAGTCCATGGGAAGTGTTAACAACTAGACCAAGTAGCAACAAAATGAGTGAACTCCTACCCACCTGGAGAGGAAGAACAGGCTGATCATATATTGATAGATAGCTTCTTCCTTGACGGTCCTGGAGTTCATGCAAGTTCCGTGATATGGCTCCAACAACAGCTCCTATTCCCTACAAGTTCATTTTCAGCTGGTGAAAATTCATGAAAGTTAAATCTACAAGTTGTTCTACATGCAACCACTACACTCGTGCAAAAAATCAGACATGCAACTAAGGATGTAGAACAATATTGAGTGTTCCAAGACTTCATATTTGAACTCCCTTGAAGTATTATGAGACAAGAAGAATACAGAAATAAAAATCGGACGACATATTACCACATGTTTGAAAACTTGCTGCAGCTGTGAGTAAGGATGGTTTGCACGTGTTTTGACATAGTAATCGGTAAATCTATAGCCAAACCGCTTGtcaaactttttcaaaattttacgcAGGCCAATTGCATTTATCTCAACAAAATATAGAAGCTTTAAAAGATCTTGACCAGCTTCTCTGTAAGCTTCTCTCAATTCAGTTATCTGGGATATTTCGGGTTCTTCTTGAAGAATGTCAAGCCGTTCATCAAGTTTGGCTATACGGCTGGCAAGAAGGCCTTGTTGCTCCAGTAGAAAAAGTACAATCTTCTCAATCTGATTTGTCAGAAAATGCATATTAAAGTTGTTAATGGATGCAATCATAACTTCGATTCCACAATTGCATAATATAGAAAATATGCAGTTCCAAAGCAGCAAAGAAATAGTAAAAGTGATTTTCAGCTCAGAAAATAATGCCAAAACCTAAATTCATGATTTGTAGTCACAAAAGTATTCCACCACTTCAATTAGAAGGAAAGGGATTGTACATGGTTGAGTACAtacagcatgctataaaaaCACACAATTCCAAAGAGAGATGGGGAGCATTTCCTGAGCCTCCAACGCAATTGCCACACAATTTGTTGCGCTTTGCTTCCTGTCAATACATAAAGTTTATCTGCATGTGTGTGTGACTGCTGAAATTGATGGCATGATGGCACATTCAGTTCTTATGGGCTTACAGCATAAAGGACAATAATctaacaaaattagaaaattccTAATGCTAATCAGTTAAATTAGAGATCAGGATCTATAACAATGAACTATCATCTACTAAGCAATACAATAAATACTAACAAATTTTCAGGTGACAAAGCATGACAAAGAGATTAATCGATCACTTGCATCATTATTTATCAAAGCCTTAATGAACTCTTCTGCATAAAAGGGATATGCAGTATACACCTGGTTGTCCAGCATTCTTGAAAAATCCTTGAGAACGTGCCGACGATCTTGTGTTCCAACTTCCATTTGTTGAGCATATTGTTTTACCTTCTTCTTCATAAGCTTATAGTTGATGTAATATCTGCACAAAAGCAAATTTGTGAAACAGAATAACAGCAGTAAAagcataattaataattccaaATCATATTTGGAAATTAATATTTAGGTCTTTTTCCTTCCCATCTAAAATGCAAggacaataaaaaataaaaaataaaaacatattccATTTTAATCAATCTACTTTAGCTGTATTCTTAACTCAACTTATTTCTCTTTGATCAAAAGACTGGCTACTAGCACACTCAACCAAACAAGATAACTGAAAGAATGCAAAACAAATATTGGTGTATCACACTCACCCTTGCCATTCTTCAATCTGTCTTTCCTTTAACTTCTTTCCAAAGGCAACCATATCTTGCTTTCAGAATTTTAGTACTCAAAACCAGGCCAAGAATACACAGAGATACAGCCTGCAAGAATAACAAGAAGTTATTGATAGCATCACACAGTGACATGCCTATTTTACTAAGATCGGTTTCTTGAACTCTTCACAGCACTTCATAACATAAAGTGACCCAAATAGTTAGGTGAGATTTCATTGTCCCAAAAATAGATGAGGCTAGCACCTTGTAAGATCGGTTCCCTATTACAAACTGACAAATTATCTGCATCCTTGCgtaaaaatattgaatatatagGGCATACAAATTAATATAGTTTAATTCACTCAcagaaattaatatataatttgaaaaacaatGGACATCTTTTATAGATATATAAGCCTAACTAGTCAATTCCAAAAATGCACCCAATACTCCCCcgtataattttaaaaataaataaataaataaataaatatatatatatatatatatatatatatagccatGTAAGCAGAACTAATCAGTCCTAAAGATACATCACATACTCTCCATCTAATAATatagaaatacaaaaatcaattgtcaAGTATCACGGGAAGAAGTTGAAGTACATGACAGAGACAGTAAATGCTTAGACTTACTACCCTAGTTCATATGCATACAAAGAGCTTCGAACGGAAGTTCCAGTTCATTTCAATTGATATAGTAAGCAatccatttttataattaaatacaattttgcGAGAGAAACCTTtgccaaaataaaaataaaggttTAAGAAATTGTTATTCCCTTAGATCGCAGTATCTCATAATTTCAAGATTAGATCGACATATTGATAAATACGCCAGGCACCAATGAACCAAAACTTGTGTGAAGTCAAGATAATATAAGAAGCTATAGTTGAAACAATGCTTAAATATCCAACGCCAAAGCTGAATGAATTTGAAGTTTACCTAATCTCTCCAAACATATTCTCTGTTTCGTTGCATAAACACTAAGAGAAACAGGCTTATTCATAGACAACAATAACAGAGTACTGAAACAGACGAAAATGAAGGaggaaaaagaaagtaaaatcCACACCTACAGCAAAATTCGTTATCTCCTTTCGCCTTACGAATTACCAGCAATCAAACATTCAACGAACTCCAACgagataaataaaaattgaagaagagaGATAAAAGGAAAGAAGCAGCTTACCGAATAAAGCttaaagaaatgagaaaaatcTCGAAACTGGAATTCAGAAACAGCTGCAAACGAAAGCTTAGATGACCGTGAACGAACTCCTAGAAATGGAAACAAAACATAATAATCAAGTAAAAGGTGAAAGGAAGCAAGACGAAAACAATCTTCAGAAGCATGCAAAACGAGGAAATGGCAGCGAAGAAGGAAAACGCATACCTGAAGGATGGATCAAGACAGCCCGAAAATCGCACACAGAATCCTTCTcgaataatttgattttgttttgatACGCTTTCCTTCCGGCGAtttagaaattttgaaaaaatagcgAATCAAGAGGAGAAAATATTGGGAAAATAAAGGAAGCCACCgggatggggatggggatggggatggagatgtatgttatggtaTGCTGTCACCAGGGCTTGGATTTATGGCTTTcagtaataaataaattaatcagACGTCAGAGATATAATTTACTTATCCATCTGTAAATCATgagattgattaatttttattaatcatTCAACGTGCACGAGTATTGCTCCTAAATTATGACTCCCTTAATCCTTACATATTAATTTTGGATGCATTCATCCTTTAATATCATtacaataaattgaaattgtcTTATCTTACACATAATTTAGTGGAtaagatattaattatatcgattTAATTTTGTTCATTATGTAATTGTGGAACGAAATAGGTatagaattgaaattaattcCATTATGTAGTTCTTTCTATACTTGGTAacatatatagatatatttcttttcattttgatcattAAAACTTGTTATTTATTTCCATTATTGTGGCATCTAAATGACATTATTGTTCACGAATTTTCGTTTGTAATGATTTATACTTTCTATTCTGtttgattgtttttatttttgggtttttttgtttttgaaaattaaggttataaaactattttctcaCTTGTGAATTTCTATTTTTACTGATGATTTTATAATCCAAGTCaaagttttagaaattaaaaaatagtagtttaatttctttttcctgaAATTTGGTTATGAATCTGAATGTTAcgttaagaaatatgaaaatttttgtcaataaattgttaaaaaaaaaaaaaaaaaaaaaaaatcaaagagatcaaaaacaaaaattaaaaacaactttacaaatttgatctgggctatttttaaatttacaaaatataacaaaattttagaactaacaCTATAGACACAAATAgaaacgatagaagtctatcattgataattcaaaaaaattgttatatcttgtaaatattttcaacagtatttaccatttaaaataatttttcttttaactatttaatatttaaaatattgttaaGATATAAGGAAATATCTAACCGTTcgttaaactaattagagaccAAATGTGTTTATGAATTAGTAAGTCATTAGATAATGAAAATTGAcacttaattttgataaaataaatttatagattgatacgaatttaaaaatataaaaattaaatcttacAAGATTGAAAGTTAATAgactataaattaaatttttgctTTCATAAAAATTTAGGTCAAAAAGTATTTGTATAGGAAAAGTCTcattaaaaacatgtttaaacATATCATCACATTCACATTATGAATTATTGGTAGTAGGAGATGGTTGCATTTCCAGCAGTACATCAAGTTGGCAGAATCATGTGAGTAATTTTTCAATGATTATGACTCTTTTTAACAGAGCTTGGAAGGAAGTGCCATTTTATGTCTACAATAGAAAAAGATAATAACTTTTTAGACTAAAAGTATAGAAAATCACTTTGTatcttgtttaaaaaatatttttccattcatttttataaacgtttcaaaattatatttttaagtataaattctTTAGATTTTTTAGGAAGGAAATTAGGATAATTAGTATATTTGGCCTAATACATTATTTCGCTgcatcaaattcaaatataaattaagaCTTGCAATGGTGTgaacaataatttaaaatagtgTGATGAATTGAATTTTTGTTCTGAATCACCTACCACACCATTCAGGTCTTAATTTACATTTGAAATTCTATAAAAACTTACACTTCCAGTGTAGTTTTACaatgtttataaaaattttgaagtaaTATCACGACTTTCGAAAAGATACGAATGACAAAActcataaatattttctttattagtACAAATATGAAGATTTCTATTGTCCTAAGATAAATGAGATTGCCCTGCTACAAGCAACACTTCTTTGACTTTGATACATGAATTCACTCTATATGTGTCATTTCATAGTTAATGATTTGAAAAACGTACTaccatattattaattattgtttaTATAAACATTGGACATAATGTCAAACTAAATATAAATTAGTGGTTGAAATATCTCTATTTATTCTAACGAATTATAGGTTTTAGGATTCAcacaaattatatttataaatcataaatataatataatataatattattttcctaaattCACTTCAAGAGTGAAAATCGAATCGTCGACCTTAGAAATAATATTAGTGCCAAATTATCTTCAACTAGACTcgaaattgataatataaagtAATCTTCTTAATAAAACATTAATAATGATAGTCGAGCCTTCACTTTTAGATTAGATTTATCTAAAtagaatgtaaaaaaaaaaggtataaattgatatatctataaaattcagtacttaaattgatataattattaatttagtatttaaattgatataatcaaagtttaggaatataaattgatttttttataggttataaaaaaatttaaataatgaaaaagtATAACGACTTTTGAAATGAAGGATCCATTAGGTAACTTGGCtgggaaaaaaagaaataataaaatccAATTCCACAAGTTGCAAGAAGTCTCTATCACTCTCTTtatcttattatataatattgagGAAATTGGGACCTCCAAATTTCTAACTATAACAAGCTTCCCATCGCTGTAATCATTTTCATCCATTCCTTTTATAATCCTTTTAACTTTCCAATGCATTATAATTTCACAatcagaaaatattttttttaccttttattttaaaaaagaaaatcatccTTATAAGaaagatagtttttttttttcctttttgtcaagttacccaaagaaaaaaaactacaaaatccaacaataaatatacaaaatagtggattaaattatttttaaaaaatacaccTAAACTATAGGATTTGTTTCAGTTATACCACGACTATTGAAGTTTgaagttttgaaattttattattaaattcatagataaaaaaaaactgTATATACTTACGTGAACAAatctaaacatatatataaaaatagataaataaaaaagGTACATTATGATGCATTTATGAATTAACTTATTTGagttttcttcattttcaatccTATGACcgcatttttttgttttctcgttttttttttctttataacctTTAACAttccaaatttatttttgataTGTGTTTTGATTTACATAAGCaacacattaattaaaaaaaaatgtccatGACTCTAACACAAAAACATTAAAGAGTtgttttgaaaaggaaaaaaaaatcaaacttcaaAGTTAAAATGAAACTTATTTGAAACTAACTTTATAGTTTgataatttttaatctttttttttttttttttatcttaagaACTTTATAATCAAGACAACTCAATTGACTAAATATGATCAATTCaacaaaatacaattaattaaaaaaataattaacatgTCTCAACGATTATCTTATGGAATTGAGACCATTGAAAAAAATAGTATCATACCGAATAAGATacaactaattaaaaaatagaataaaaaatttcaatgaGTTGAAAATGGTACATATAtgtattaatatatttatgtgatgaaatttAAATAGACTATTATAAGGATTATGAAAAATCAGATGGTATCATATTTGACAGTCACtatcaatattatatttttattatttgatcaTATTTTCCTAACAATTTGAGTTTTgccccatttttttaaaatgtaaaattggaaaatcattGGCCCTACAaagtacaaataatttattggAAGCGACCATTATGGACGGATTAATTGGTGACCAAGTGAGTCAATTCACtttctttattaattattattaccacgtttcttggaattttatcaattaaaaatataattagtttattgtttggaTTTTAactttgaataaattaaaaattagaatatCTAAACACAAACGAAACCCATTTTTATTCGTGTATTTTATCCAATCCTAATCGTAAAATCCCACCTACCACTCGAAACTGCTAAGAAAGAGCCACTTGTAAGGTAAATGTtggatttgaaagaaaatggATAATTTTTTATGTCATATAATATTGGATAACAATTCTATTTGAACTTTCTAGCCCCACACAAATAAATACGGTCCAATATATATGGAAAATTTCAccgataataaaaaaaatatcaaactatttataggataacaaaaaaaaatattgatctAATGACATCTACAATATTTTCTATTAACCTCTATAAAAGAATATTAACATTTACTATTTTGGATAAataatttctttatattttttatttttaaaaattctcttttattatatatatatatatatatatatataattttttaaaaaatattccagtttaaattcaattaatatatattactttGTTGGAAAAAACCAATAGAATAATAACATTATATTCATTTAAACattatattcatttaaatttaataaatattttatataagttcaaatcatattaatttaattcataagTTAATGAATAGTCGTCTCTTGACatgtaaatttaagatatttttcaaataaa
Proteins encoded:
- the LOC120092975 gene encoding SPX domain-containing membrane protein At4g22990-like isoform X3, encoding MLYVLNHIEKIVLFLLEQQGLLASRIAKLDERLDILQEEPEISQITELREAYREAGQDLLKLLYFVEINAIGLRKILKKFDKRFGYRFTDYYVKTRANHPYSQLQQVFKHVGIGAVVGAISRNLHELQDRQGRSYLSIYDQPVLPLQDPVIDSIKAAVDRLSNSTNFLNFLAQHALIMREELPAPMEEQVDDSNYHSMSLFLNLANTFLYMVNTYIVVPTADDYSMSLGAAATVCGIVIGAMAVAQVFSSVYFSAWSNRSYFRPLIFSSVALFLGNMLYAVAYDLQSLWVLLIGRLCCGLGSARAVNRRYISDCVPLKIRMQASAGFVSASALGMACGPALAGLLQTKFKIYKLTFNQNTLPGWVMAVAWLIYLIWLCISFREPSRENEENTPQESHQVQNDTLEKGLHQPLLITTLEKPSDEDDPEIDDSEEAPEESRLPVTSIGSAYRLLTPSVKVQLLIYFMLKYAMEILLSESSVVTTYYFGWSTSSVAIFLACLGLTVLPVNIFVGSYISNMFEDRQILLVSEVLVLIGILLSFNILIPYSVVQYVGSGLIMFVSAEVLEGVNLALLSRVMSSRLSRGTYNGGLLSTEAGTIARVIADGTITLAGYLGRSRLLNVTLIPSLLICVVSIVSTCYTYNSLY
- the LOC120092975 gene encoding SPX domain-containing membrane protein At4g22990-like isoform X1; protein product: MVAFGKKLKERQIEEWQGYYINYKLMKKKVKQYAQQMEVGTQDRRHVLKDFSRMLDNQQSHTHADKLYVLTGSKAQQIVWQLRWRLRKCSPSLFGIVCFYSMLYVLNHIEKIVLFLLEQQGLLASRIAKLDERLDILQEEPEISQITELREAYREAGQDLLKLLYFVEINAIGLRKILKKFDKRFGYRFTDYYVKTRANHPYSQLQQVFKHVGIGAVVGAISRNLHELQDRQGRSYLSIYDQPVLPLQDPVIDSIKAAVDRLSNSTNFLNFLAQHALIMREELPAPMEEQVDDSNYHSMSLFLNLANTFLYMVNTYIVVPTADDYSMSLGAAATVCGIVIGAMAVAQVFSSVYFSAWSNRSYFRPLIFSSVALFLGNMLYAVAYDLQSLWVLLIGRLCCGLGSARAVNRRYISDCVPLKIRMQASAGFVSASALGMACGPALAGLLQTKFKIYKLTFNQNTLPGWVMAVAWLIYLIWLCISFREPSRENEENTPQESHQVQNDTLEKGLHQPLLITTLEKPSDEDDPEIDDSEEAPEESRLPVTSIGSAYRLLTPSVKVQLLIYFMLKYAMEILLSESSVVTTYYFGWSTSSVAIFLACLGLTVLPVNIFVGSYISNMFEDRQILLVSEVLVLIGILLSFNILIPYSVVQYVGSGLIMFVSAEVLEGVNLALLSRVMSSRLSRGTYNGGLLSTEAGTIARVIADGTITLAGYLGRSRLLNVTLIPSLLICVVSIVSTCYTYNSLY
- the LOC120092975 gene encoding SPX domain-containing membrane protein At4g22990-like isoform X2, with the protein product MVAFGKKLKERQIEEWQGYYINYKLMKKKVKQYAQQMEVGTQDRRHVLKDFSRMLDNQIEKIVLFLLEQQGLLASRIAKLDERLDILQEEPEISQITELREAYREAGQDLLKLLYFVEINAIGLRKILKKFDKRFGYRFTDYYVKTRANHPYSQLQQVFKHVGIGAVVGAISRNLHELQDRQGRSYLSIYDQPVLPLQDPVIDSIKAAVDRLSNSTNFLNFLAQHALIMREELPAPMEEQVDDSNYHSMSLFLNLANTFLYMVNTYIVVPTADDYSMSLGAAATVCGIVIGAMAVAQVFSSVYFSAWSNRSYFRPLIFSSVALFLGNMLYAVAYDLQSLWVLLIGRLCCGLGSARAVNRRYISDCVPLKIRMQASAGFVSASALGMACGPALAGLLQTKFKIYKLTFNQNTLPGWVMAVAWLIYLIWLCISFREPSRENEENTPQESHQVQNDTLEKGLHQPLLITTLEKPSDEDDPEIDDSEEAPEESRLPVTSIGSAYRLLTPSVKVQLLIYFMLKYAMEILLSESSVVTTYYFGWSTSSVAIFLACLGLTVLPVNIFVGSYISNMFEDRQILLVSEVLVLIGILLSFNILIPYSVVQYVGSGLIMFVSAEVLEGVNLALLSRVMSSRLSRGTYNGGLLSTEAGTIARVIADGTITLAGYLGRSRLLNVTLIPSLLICVVSIVSTCYTYNSLY